One window of Tenacibaculum maritimum NCIMB 2154 genomic DNA carries:
- the recQ gene encoding DNA helicase RecQ — protein MDLHGPLKKFFGFNQFKGLQEDVIKSIMNDNNTFVIMPTGGGKSLCYQLPALMKEGTAIVVSPLIALMKNQVDAIRGISENQGIAHVLNSSLNKTEIAQVKKDISEGVTKLLYVAPESLIKEEYADFLRTQKISFVAIDEAHCISEWGHDFRPEYRNLRHIIKQIDNVPVIGLTATATEKVQEDILKTLGMSDANTFKASFNRANLFYEVRPKTKEVEKDIIRFVKQRVGKSGIVYCLSRKKVEEIAQVLQVNGINALPYHAGLDAKTRAKHQDMFLMEDCDVVVATIAFGMGIDKPDVRYVIHHDIPKSLESYYQETGRAGRDGGEGHCLAFYAYKDIEKLEKFMANKPVAEQEIGHALLQEVVGYAETSMNRRKYILHYFGEDFDEKNGEGADMDDNTRNPKKKHEAQEDVVKLLSVVRDTNEKYKAKEIVNTLIGKENAMLKSHRTPSQPFFGIGKDKDGKYWMALIRQVLVVNYLRKEIEQYGVLKITAKGKEYIDNPSSFMMTKDHIYNDSDDGTIITNAKSTAISDDKLVKLLKDLRKKVAVKQGVPPFAVFQDPSIDDMALKYPMTLEELSKVHGVGEGKARKFGKDFIKLITAYVEENDIIRPDDLIVKSTGVNSGLKLYIIQNTDRKLPLNDIAQSKGLEMEELIKEMEAIIFSGTKLNIDYAIDDILDEDQQEEIYDYFMEAETDKIQDALDEFDGDYDDEELRLMRIKFTNEVAN, from the coding sequence ATGGATTTACATGGCCCGTTAAAAAAGTTTTTTGGTTTTAACCAATTTAAAGGTTTACAAGAAGATGTAATTAAGAGTATTATGAATGATAATAATACTTTTGTAATTATGCCTACTGGTGGAGGGAAATCTTTATGCTATCAACTGCCTGCTTTAATGAAAGAAGGAACAGCTATTGTTGTTTCTCCGTTAATAGCATTGATGAAAAATCAGGTTGATGCAATTAGAGGTATTTCAGAAAATCAGGGTATTGCGCATGTTTTAAATTCATCTTTAAATAAAACAGAAATAGCACAAGTTAAAAAAGATATTTCAGAAGGGGTAACAAAATTATTATATGTAGCTCCAGAATCATTAATAAAAGAGGAATATGCAGACTTTCTAAGAACTCAAAAAATATCTTTTGTTGCTATTGATGAGGCGCATTGTATTTCGGAGTGGGGACATGATTTTAGACCTGAATACCGCAATTTAAGACATATTATCAAACAAATAGATAATGTTCCTGTAATAGGGTTGACTGCTACTGCTACAGAAAAGGTACAGGAAGATATCCTAAAGACCTTAGGCATGAGTGATGCGAATACTTTTAAAGCCTCTTTTAATAGAGCAAATTTATTTTATGAAGTGCGCCCCAAAACAAAAGAAGTAGAAAAAGATATTATTCGTTTTGTGAAGCAACGAGTAGGAAAATCGGGTATTGTTTATTGTTTAAGTCGTAAGAAAGTAGAGGAAATAGCACAAGTTTTACAAGTTAATGGAATTAATGCATTGCCTTATCATGCAGGTTTAGATGCAAAGACAAGAGCTAAGCATCAAGATATGTTTTTGATGGAAGATTGTGATGTTGTAGTGGCTACAATCGCTTTTGGTATGGGAATAGATAAACCTGATGTACGTTATGTAATACACCATGATATCCCAAAAAGTTTAGAAAGCTATTATCAAGAAACTGGTAGAGCAGGACGTGATGGAGGTGAAGGACACTGTTTAGCTTTTTATGCTTATAAAGATATTGAGAAATTAGAAAAATTTATGGCAAATAAGCCAGTAGCAGAACAAGAAATAGGGCATGCTTTGTTACAAGAAGTTGTTGGTTATGCTGAAACATCTATGAATCGTCGTAAGTACATTCTTCATTATTTTGGAGAAGATTTTGATGAAAAGAATGGGGAAGGGGCAGATATGGATGATAATACAAGAAACCCTAAAAAGAAGCATGAGGCACAAGAAGATGTTGTAAAGTTATTATCAGTAGTTAGAGACACTAATGAGAAGTATAAGGCAAAGGAGATTGTAAATACTTTGATAGGAAAAGAGAATGCGATGTTGAAATCTCATAGGACTCCTAGTCAACCATTTTTTGGAATTGGAAAAGATAAAGATGGAAAGTATTGGATGGCATTGATACGTCAGGTTTTAGTTGTTAATTACTTAAGAAAAGAAATAGAGCAATATGGTGTACTGAAAATAACAGCAAAAGGGAAAGAGTACATTGATAATCCGAGCTCTTTTATGATGACAAAAGATCATATTTATAATGATTCGGATGATGGAACAATAATTACCAATGCCAAATCTACTGCTATTTCTGATGATAAATTAGTTAAGTTACTTAAAGATTTACGTAAAAAAGTAGCAGTAAAACAAGGAGTTCCTCCTTTTGCTGTTTTTCAAGATCCCTCAATAGACGATATGGCTTTAAAATACCCTATGACTTTAGAAGAATTATCTAAAGTGCATGGTGTAGGAGAAGGAAAAGCGCGTAAGTTCGGGAAAGATTTTATAAAATTAATAACAGCTTATGTAGAAGAGAATGATATTATACGTCCTGATGATTTAATTGTAAAAAGTACAGGCGTTAATTCAGGTTTAAAATTGTATATCATTCAGAATACTGATAGAAAATTACCATTAAATGATATCGCGCAGTCTAAAGGTCTTGAAATGGAGGAGCTTATAAAGGAGATGGAAGCTATTATTTTCTCAGGAACGAAGTTGAATATAGATTATGCAATAGATGATATTTTAGATGAAGATCAGCAAGAAGAGATTTATGATTATTTCATGGAAGCTGAGACAGATAAAATTCAAGATGCCTTAGATGAATTTGATGGAGATTATGATGATGAAGAATTGCGTTTAATGCGTATTAAGTTTACAAATGAAGTAGCTAATTAG
- a CDS encoding DUF4258 domain-containing protein produces MQWLKRFGYYFIGLTLGSFVVLFFWKNKKVSFDYGMDARTLKSIRIKKRVFSSEAKKNMLTYNIDTTKISKVLKYGDVNFSKSKARKKPCAEYYITGADNLQNISLYIKRCDSIATITNVYLLN; encoded by the coding sequence ATGCAGTGGTTAAAACGATTTGGTTATTACTTTATAGGCCTTACCTTAGGTTCATTTGTAGTGCTTTTCTTTTGGAAAAACAAAAAAGTATCTTTTGATTATGGTATGGACGCACGTACCTTAAAATCTATACGAATTAAAAAGAGAGTCTTTAGTTCAGAAGCAAAAAAAAATATGCTTACATATAATATAGACACAACTAAAATTTCTAAGGTTTTAAAATACGGAGACGTAAATTTCAGCAAAAGTAAAGCTCGTAAGAAACCTTGTGCCGAGTATTATATAACAGGAGCAGATAATTTACAAAACATTTCTTTGTATATTAAGCGATGTGATTCTATAGCTACCATTACAAACGTTTATTTACTAAACTAA
- a CDS encoding alanine dehydrogenase codes for MSLYSPFSKEELIPQEEMLEIKKQKGDLFIGLPKETHFEEKRISLTPDAVAALTAHGHRIVMETGAGEGANYTDKEYSDAGAKISYDIKEAFACNIVLKVAPPSSSEIEMLKPQSVLISALQLKTQNKKYFEALAKKRITAVAFDYIKDEHGVYPIVKSLSEIAGTASVLIASELMTSANKGNGLLLGNIGGVPPSDVVILGAGTVGEFAARSAIGLGACVKVFDNSITKLRNLQHSLSTPIYTSTVQPKTLAKALMRCDVAIGAIRGKDRSPIVVTEAMIEQMKDGAVIVDVSIDRGGCFETSKITTHSKSTFSKHGVIHYCVPNIPSRYARTASVSISNIFTPYLLNIAEGGGFENAVRFDKSLRNGMYFYHGILTNKTVADWFELPFRDINLLII; via the coding sequence ATGAGTTTATATTCTCCTTTCAGTAAAGAAGAGCTTATTCCACAAGAGGAAATGCTAGAAATAAAAAAGCAAAAAGGTGATTTATTTATAGGTTTACCTAAAGAGACTCATTTTGAAGAAAAACGTATTAGTTTGACTCCTGATGCTGTGGCAGCACTAACAGCTCACGGTCACAGAATTGTTATGGAAACAGGTGCTGGAGAGGGTGCTAACTATACAGATAAAGAATATTCTGACGCTGGAGCAAAAATTTCTTATGATATAAAAGAGGCCTTTGCTTGTAATATCGTTTTAAAAGTAGCTCCTCCATCTTCAAGTGAAATAGAGATGTTAAAACCTCAATCTGTACTAATTTCTGCCTTACAGTTAAAAACCCAAAACAAGAAGTATTTTGAAGCTTTAGCTAAAAAACGAATTACAGCAGTAGCCTTTGATTATATCAAAGATGAACATGGAGTTTATCCTATTGTGAAATCTCTAAGTGAAATAGCAGGAACTGCTTCTGTTTTAATTGCTTCTGAATTAATGACCAGTGCTAATAAAGGAAATGGGTTGTTATTAGGAAATATAGGAGGAGTTCCTCCTAGTGATGTAGTTATCCTTGGTGCAGGAACTGTTGGTGAATTTGCTGCCCGTTCTGCCATCGGTCTTGGTGCTTGTGTAAAAGTTTTCGATAATTCTATAACGAAACTAAGAAACTTACAACACTCTTTAAGCACCCCTATTTATACATCAACTGTACAACCAAAAACACTAGCCAAAGCACTCATGAGATGTGATGTAGCTATTGGAGCTATCCGTGGAAAAGACCGCTCTCCTATTGTCGTCACAGAAGCGATGATAGAACAGATGAAAGACGGCGCCGTTATTGTTGATGTTAGTATTGATCGTGGAGGTTGCTTTGAAACTTCTAAGATAACTACGCACAGTAAATCTACATTTTCTAAACATGGAGTTATTCATTACTGTGTTCCGAATATCCCTTCTAGATATGCTAGAACCGCATCTGTATCTATCAGCAATATCTTTACCCCTTATTTATTAAATATCGCTGAAGGTGGTGGATTCGAAAACGCTGTTCGTTTTGATAAAAGCCTTAGAAATGGTATGTATTTCTACCATGGAATTTTAACTAATAAAACTGTTGCTGATTGGTTTGAGCTGCCTTTTAGAGATATTAATCTGTTAATTATTTAA
- the tsaE gene encoding tRNA (adenosine(37)-N6)-threonylcarbamoyltransferase complex ATPase subunit type 1 TsaE, giving the protein MNKNYSLNELNMIAKEIISSAKHKILLFHGEMGVGKTTLIKEICKELGIKDITHSPTFSLVNEYQTSTNETVYHFDFYRIESEEEAYDIGIEDYLYSNHWSLIEWPENVENLLPLDAVQIYISLQSNGQRNILIK; this is encoded by the coding sequence ATGAATAAAAACTACTCTTTAAATGAGCTCAATATGATTGCTAAAGAAATCATAAGCTCTGCTAAGCATAAAATTTTACTATTTCATGGAGAAATGGGAGTTGGTAAAACAACACTCATCAAAGAGATTTGTAAAGAACTAGGAATCAAAGACATAACTCATTCCCCTACTTTTTCTTTAGTAAATGAATATCAAACAAGTACTAACGAAACAGTTTATCACTTCGACTTTTATCGAATTGAAAGTGAAGAGGAAGCCTATGATATAGGAATCGAAGATTACCTGTACTCAAACCACTGGTCTTTGATAGAATGGCCCGAGAATGTAGAAAATTTATTACCTTTAGATGCTGTGCAAATATATATTTCTTTGCAAAGTAATGGACAACGAAACATTCTAATCAAATAA
- the porX gene encoding T9SS response regulator signal transducer PorX, translated as MRKINILWVDDEIDLLKPHILFLEKKNYLVTTCTNGTDAIELIDEQPFDIVFLDENMPGITGLETLSAVKQKQPNLPIVMITKSEEEYIMEEAIGSKIADYLIKPVNPNQILLSLKKSLDHSRLISEKTTSNYQQEFRKIAMDLAMVNSYEEWIELYKKLVHWELELENINDTSMLSILESQKLEANNHFFKFIKKNYQGWLTSDDKPVFSHTLFKDYIVPNLDKEKGTLFIVIDNLRYDQYRVLEPFINKYYQKSEEFSYFSILPTATQYARNAIFSGLMPSEMEKRHPNYWKNDTDEGGKNLYENEFLTAQLKRLNLNIKHEYHKITSLKGGKDLADNYNRTKQNDLTVIVYNFVDMLSHAKTEMEVIKELAGDDKAYRSLTESWFKNSPLFEIIQKAKLIGQKLIITTDHGTINSNRPTKVIGDKNISSNLRYKTGRSLSYDEKDVYAVKNPKDVFLPSVAINSPFIFAKEDLFFAYPNNYNHFVKYYKNTYQHGGISLEEIIIPCAIYSPK; from the coding sequence ATGAGAAAAATTAACATACTTTGGGTTGATGACGAAATAGATTTATTAAAACCCCATATTCTTTTTTTAGAAAAAAAGAATTACTTGGTTACAACTTGTACCAATGGCACTGATGCTATTGAACTAATAGATGAGCAACCTTTTGACATCGTTTTTTTAGATGAAAATATGCCTGGTATAACTGGTTTGGAAACCTTAAGCGCCGTCAAACAGAAACAGCCTAATCTTCCTATCGTTATGATTACTAAAAGTGAGGAAGAGTATATTATGGAGGAAGCCATTGGCTCTAAAATAGCTGACTATCTTATAAAACCAGTCAATCCTAATCAAATATTATTGAGCCTAAAGAAGAGTTTAGATCATTCTCGACTTATTTCTGAAAAAACAACTTCCAATTACCAACAAGAATTTAGAAAAATAGCCATGGATTTAGCAATGGTAAATTCTTATGAAGAATGGATTGAATTGTATAAAAAATTGGTTCATTGGGAACTTGAATTGGAAAATATCAATGATACAAGTATGCTAAGCATTTTGGAAAGCCAAAAATTAGAAGCTAATAATCATTTTTTTAAATTCATCAAAAAAAATTACCAAGGTTGGCTAACTTCAGATGATAAGCCCGTTTTTTCTCATACACTTTTTAAAGATTATATCGTTCCTAATTTAGACAAAGAAAAAGGAACGCTTTTTATTGTTATTGATAATTTACGTTACGATCAATATAGAGTATTGGAACCATTCATCAACAAATATTACCAAAAAAGTGAAGAATTTTCTTATTTTAGTATTTTACCTACAGCTACCCAATACGCTAGAAATGCTATTTTTTCTGGATTAATGCCTTCCGAAATGGAAAAAAGGCACCCCAATTACTGGAAAAATGATACCGACGAAGGCGGAAAAAACCTTTATGAAAATGAGTTTTTAACCGCTCAATTAAAACGTTTAAACCTAAATATTAAACATGAATATCATAAAATAACTTCTCTCAAAGGAGGAAAGGATCTAGCGGATAATTATAACCGTACCAAGCAAAATGATTTAACCGTTATTGTCTATAATTTTGTAGATATGCTTTCTCATGCTAAAACAGAAATGGAGGTTATAAAAGAACTTGCGGGAGATGATAAAGCTTATCGTTCTCTAACAGAAAGTTGGTTTAAAAACTCTCCATTATTTGAAATCATTCAAAAAGCTAAATTGATTGGTCAAAAATTAATAATCACTACAGATCATGGCACAATTAATTCCAACCGTCCTACGAAAGTTATTGGTGACAAAAATATCAGCTCAAACTTACGCTATAAAACAGGAAGGAGCTTATCTTATGACGAAAAAGATGTATATGCGGTTAAAAATCCTAAAGATGTTTTTTTACCTAGCGTAGCCATCAACAGCCCTTTTATTTTTGCTAAAGAGGATTTGTTTTTCGCGTATCCCAATAATTATAATCACTTTGTTAAATATTACAAAAACACCTATCAACATGGAGGCATATCTCTTGAAGAAATAATTATTCCTTGTGCCATATATTCTCCTAAGTAA
- a CDS encoding HD domain-containing protein has protein sequence MKKIKTNKLKILNDPIYGFISIPNSLIFDIIEHRYFQRLRRVSQMGLSNLVYPGANHTRFHHALGCMHLMQKAVAVLRNKNVVISDEEANALYLAILLHDIGHGAFSHALEHSIVNEISHEEISLKFMKKLNKEFEGKLSLAIEVFEGKYHRPFLCQLISSQLDIDRLDYLKRDSFYTGVAEGNISSDRLIAMMNVKEEQLVIEQKGIYSVEKFIIARRLMYWQVYLHKTGLVAENMLVMVLKRAKELAKEKVVLCGSKAFRYFLYNEISEDNFTEETLEVFSKLDDYDILAAIKEWENHSDEVLSKLSKMLIYRNLLKIKIQDKPFDKTYVKDVMKKNKIVGVSDKDLHYFLFAKEVSNQAYDKKKPIRILGKEGSMTAITNVSDQLSLQALTKPVVKYYFCYTKDMILD, from the coding sequence TTGAAAAAAATAAAAACGAATAAGCTTAAAATATTAAATGATCCTATATACGGATTCATAAGTATTCCTAATTCATTAATATTTGATATCATTGAACATCGGTATTTTCAGCGTTTGAGAAGAGTCAGCCAAATGGGATTGTCGAATCTTGTATATCCAGGAGCTAATCATACTCGCTTTCATCATGCACTTGGCTGTATGCACTTAATGCAAAAAGCTGTAGCTGTTTTAAGAAATAAAAATGTAGTTATTTCAGATGAAGAAGCAAATGCTTTATACTTAGCAATTTTATTACATGACATTGGACATGGAGCTTTTTCGCATGCGTTAGAACATAGCATTGTCAATGAAATTTCTCATGAAGAAATTTCATTGAAGTTTATGAAGAAACTAAACAAAGAATTTGAAGGAAAGTTAAGTTTAGCAATAGAAGTGTTTGAAGGAAAATACCATCGTCCTTTTTTATGCCAGTTGATATCTAGTCAACTAGATATAGACCGATTAGATTATCTCAAGAGAGATAGTTTTTATACAGGAGTTGCAGAAGGCAATATTTCTTCCGATAGATTAATAGCCATGATGAATGTAAAGGAAGAACAGTTGGTAATAGAGCAAAAAGGAATTTATTCTGTAGAAAAGTTTATCATTGCTAGAAGGTTAATGTATTGGCAAGTTTATTTACATAAAACAGGATTGGTTGCTGAAAATATGCTTGTAATGGTGTTAAAAAGAGCTAAAGAACTAGCAAAAGAAAAAGTAGTATTATGTGGAAGTAAAGCCTTTCGATATTTTTTATACAATGAGATTTCAGAAGACAACTTCACAGAAGAAACATTAGAGGTGTTTTCAAAATTGGATGATTACGATATTTTAGCAGCAATAAAAGAATGGGAGAACCATTCTGATGAAGTGCTATCTAAGTTATCAAAAATGCTTATTTATAGAAATTTACTGAAAATAAAAATTCAAGATAAGCCATTTGATAAAACATATGTGAAAGATGTGATGAAAAAGAATAAAATAGTAGGAGTATCTGATAAAGATTTACACTATTTTTTATTTGCTAAAGAAGTTTCAAATCAAGCATATGATAAGAAAAAACCTATACGGATTTTAGGAAAAGAAGGAAGCATGACAGCTATAACCAATGTGTCAGATCAATTAAGCTTACAAGCATTGACTAAACCTGTTGTAAAGTATTATTTTTGCTATACAAAAGATATGATATTAGATTAA
- the lpxD gene encoding UDP-3-O-(3-hydroxymyristoyl)glucosamine N-acyltransferase, whose protein sequence is MKFTATQIAEILEGEIVGNPNEEVFKLSKIEEGEKGSLTFLSNPKYNSYLYTTKASIAIVNKTFLLEKEVTATLIKVQDAYKSFSRLLEFYNQVKNNKVGRENPHFIASSSCIGEHEYIGAFAYIGENVKIGDNVKIYPNSYIGDNVTIGNNCTIFSGVKIYSETQIGNNCKIHSGAIIGSDGFGFAPDEKGEYKAIPQIGNVIIEDNVDIGAASTIDRATLGSTIIRKGVKLDNQIQIAHNVEIGKNTVIASQTGIAGSTKVGDNCMIGGQVGIVGHITIGNNVKVQAQSGIARSLKDSETVQGTPALGYSDFNKSYVHFKNLPKMAAVLNKLEKNINTQKE, encoded by the coding sequence ATGAAATTTACAGCCACACAAATAGCAGAGATTTTAGAAGGTGAAATTGTTGGTAATCCTAACGAAGAAGTTTTTAAATTATCTAAGATAGAAGAAGGAGAGAAAGGTTCTTTAACGTTTTTGTCGAATCCTAAATACAACTCATATTTATATACCACAAAAGCGTCAATAGCCATTGTGAATAAAACTTTTCTTCTAGAAAAAGAAGTAACAGCTACTTTGATAAAAGTACAGGATGCTTATAAATCTTTTTCGAGATTATTAGAGTTTTATAACCAGGTAAAAAATAATAAGGTAGGTAGAGAAAATCCGCACTTTATAGCAAGTTCTTCGTGTATAGGAGAGCACGAATACATTGGAGCTTTTGCTTATATTGGAGAAAATGTTAAAATAGGAGATAACGTTAAAATATACCCTAATAGTTACATAGGAGATAATGTTACGATAGGAAATAATTGCACTATTTTTTCAGGAGTAAAAATTTATTCAGAAACACAAATAGGAAATAATTGTAAAATTCATTCAGGAGCTATTATTGGTTCAGATGGATTTGGATTTGCTCCAGATGAAAAAGGAGAATATAAAGCCATCCCCCAAATAGGAAATGTTATTATTGAAGATAACGTAGATATTGGGGCGGCATCTACCATTGATAGAGCTACTTTAGGTTCAACTATTATAAGAAAAGGAGTAAAGCTAGACAATCAAATTCAAATAGCTCATAATGTTGAAATAGGAAAGAATACGGTCATAGCTTCCCAAACAGGAATTGCAGGATCTACCAAAGTAGGAGATAACTGCATGATTGGAGGTCAAGTAGGTATTGTTGGGCATATTACCATAGGAAATAATGTGAAAGTGCAAGCGCAATCAGGTATTGCAAGAAGCTTAAAAGATAGCGAAACAGTACAAGGAACTCCAGCTTTAGGTTATTCTGACTTTAATAAATCATATGTTCATTTTAAGAACTTACCTAAGATGGCCGCTGTGTTAAACAAATTAGAGAAAAATATAAATACTCAAAAGGAGTAA
- a CDS encoding bifunctional UDP-3-O-[3-hydroxymyristoyl] N-acetylglucosamine deacetylase/3-hydroxyacyl-ACP dehydratase produces MSNKQQTIKSEVSLSGVGLHTGNNVTMTFKPAPANHGFAFMRIDLEGKPTIEAKAEYVTNTQRGTNLEKNGVQIQTSEHVLAAAVGLGINNLLIEIDASEPPIMDGSSKFFIEALERAGIETQEVEVEEYIVKDIISYKDEATGSEIILMPADEYQVTTMVDFGTKILGTQNATLSKMSDFKEEIADARTFSFLHELEMLLANNLIKGGDLNNAIVYVDKEISESTMQKLKEAFNKENIAVKPNGILDNLTLHWANEAARHKLLDVIGDLALVGTRIKGKVIANKPGHLVNTMFAKKLAKIIKAEKRNNVPKYDLNKPPLLDIHQIMDILPHRPPFLLIDRIMELSDKHVVGMKNVTMNENFFVGHFPGAPVMPGVLQVEAMAQCGGVLVLSTVPDPENYLTYFMKMNNVKFKQKVLPGDTLIFKAELITPIRRGICHMQAYAYANGKLVAEAELMAQIVKNK; encoded by the coding sequence ATGAGCAATAAACAACAAACAATAAAAAGCGAAGTAAGTTTATCTGGTGTAGGGTTGCACACAGGAAACAATGTAACAATGACTTTTAAACCTGCGCCAGCAAATCATGGGTTTGCTTTTATGCGTATAGATTTAGAAGGGAAACCAACTATTGAGGCAAAAGCGGAATACGTTACAAACACGCAAAGAGGTACTAATTTGGAAAAGAATGGAGTTCAAATTCAAACCTCAGAGCATGTGCTAGCTGCCGCGGTAGGTTTGGGTATAAACAATCTATTAATAGAAATAGATGCCTCTGAGCCACCAATCATGGATGGTTCTTCAAAATTTTTTATTGAAGCTTTAGAGCGTGCGGGAATTGAAACGCAAGAAGTTGAAGTAGAGGAATATATCGTAAAAGATATTATTTCCTATAAAGATGAAGCTACAGGGAGTGAAATTATTTTAATGCCTGCCGATGAATATCAAGTTACAACAATGGTAGATTTCGGAACTAAAATCTTAGGAACTCAAAATGCTACTCTAAGTAAAATGTCTGATTTTAAAGAGGAGATAGCAGATGCTAGAACTTTTAGTTTTTTGCATGAATTAGAAATGTTGTTAGCTAATAATTTGATTAAAGGAGGAGACTTAAATAATGCTATAGTGTATGTAGATAAAGAGATATCTGAAAGCACGATGCAAAAATTAAAGGAAGCTTTTAATAAAGAAAACATAGCTGTAAAGCCTAATGGTATTTTAGATAATTTAACCTTGCATTGGGCTAATGAAGCCGCTAGGCATAAATTATTAGATGTTATCGGTGACTTAGCATTGGTAGGAACTCGCATTAAAGGAAAAGTAATAGCTAATAAACCAGGGCACTTGGTAAATACAATGTTTGCTAAAAAATTAGCTAAAATTATTAAAGCGGAAAAACGTAATAATGTACCTAAGTACGATTTGAATAAACCACCATTATTAGATATTCATCAAATAATGGATATTTTACCTCATAGACCACCATTCTTATTAATAGATAGGATAATGGAATTATCGGATAAACATGTGGTAGGAATGAAAAATGTTACGATGAATGAAAACTTTTTCGTAGGTCATTTTCCAGGGGCTCCCGTGATGCCTGGTGTATTACAAGTAGAAGCAATGGCTCAATGTGGAGGAGTTTTAGTGCTAAGTACAGTGCCAGATCCAGAAAATTATTTAACTTATTTCATGAAAATGAATAATGTTAAATTCAAACAAAAAGTTTTACCAGGAGATACATTGATTTTTAAAGCAGAATTGATAACACCTATCCGAAGAGGGATTTGCCATATGCAAGCTTATGCATATGCAAATGGAAAATTAGTAGCAGAAGCGGAATTAATGGCACAAATAGTGAAAAATAAATAA
- the lpxA gene encoding acyl-ACP--UDP-N-acetylglucosamine O-acyltransferase produces the protein MNQPLAYVHPQAKIARNVVIEPFTTIHNNVEIGSGTWIGSNVTIMEGARIGENCRIFPGAVISAIPQDLKFEGEDSLTVIGNNTTIRECVTINRGTNASGQTKIGDNCLIMATAHIAHDCILGDNSIIVNGVALAGHVTIGKHAIIGGLAAIHQFIHIGDHAMISGGSLVRKDVPPYTKAAKEPLSYVGINSIGLRRRGFTTEKIREIQEIYRILYQKNYNNTQALEKIEAEMEATSERDEIILFIRNSQRGIMKGYFGG, from the coding sequence ATGAACCAACCCTTAGCATACGTACATCCACAAGCAAAAATAGCTAGAAATGTTGTCATAGAGCCGTTTACAACAATACACAATAATGTTGAAATAGGTTCTGGAACATGGATAGGTTCGAATGTAACCATTATGGAAGGTGCTAGAATTGGAGAAAATTGTCGTATTTTTCCAGGAGCTGTTATTTCGGCAATACCTCAAGACTTGAAATTTGAGGGGGAAGATTCTTTGACAGTTATAGGAAACAATACAACAATTCGCGAGTGCGTTACAATAAATAGAGGAACAAATGCTTCTGGTCAAACAAAAATAGGAGATAACTGTTTAATAATGGCAACTGCTCATATAGCTCATGATTGTATATTAGGTGATAATTCTATCATTGTAAATGGTGTAGCATTAGCAGGGCATGTAACGATAGGAAAACATGCTATCATAGGAGGATTAGCAGCCATACATCAATTTATTCATATTGGTGATCACGCAATGATCTCAGGAGGATCTCTTGTCCGTAAAGATGTTCCTCCATATACCAAAGCAGCAAAAGAACCATTATCTTATGTAGGAATCAATTCCATAGGTTTAAGACGTAGAGGATTCACGACAGAAAAAATTAGAGAAATACAAGAAATATACAGAATTTTATACCAAAAGAATTATAACAATACGCAAGCTTTAGAAAAGATAGAAGCAGAAATGGAGGCAACTTCTGAGCGTGATGAAATTATTTTATTTATTCGTAATTCTCAAAGAGGAATTATGAAAGGATATTTTGGTGGATAA